A DNA window from Drosophila biarmipes strain raj3 chromosome 2R, RU_DBia_V1.1, whole genome shotgun sequence contains the following coding sequences:
- the LOC108036241 gene encoding SAP30-binding protein, with product MAALASLTAQYTDSENEGDASPDSQNSTASQVIIPPKRPSPTPTKQEGETKRSKDKKKKRAKKVRRLVSYQDDTLISDEEEDRAAAQSSEEESSSGEDSDSSESKDGNSPKSKDKSNAGNGSKDGDTPMEVDEESGGFPTDERTAESYEKDPKYAKYKFQLPPEPKGKPSAELVAKITKMYTKMRQTNMDMNRVIQDRKEFRNPSIYDKLISFCDINEFGTNYPPEIYDPLQWGEESYYESLAAVQKTEMLKRQKDRKDMDKVEQATALARKVEEEAKKRKSKWDQPAPSTVVKPTLPALTTTVTGTKGTVISAFGSLPKKPAA from the exons ATGGCCGCCCtggccagcttaaccgcccaGTACACGGATTCCGAGAATGAGGGCGACGCCAGTCCGGATTCCCAAAACTCCACGGCTTCCCAG GTTATAATCCCGCCCAAGCGGCCCTCGCCCACGCCCACCAAGCAGGAGGGGGAAACCAAGCGGTCCAAGGACAAGAAAAAGAAGCGGGCCAAGAAGGTGCGCAGGCTGGTGAGCTACCAGGATGACACCCTGATTtccgacgaggaggaggatcgGGCAGCAGCGCAATCCAGCGAGGAGGAGTCCAGCAGTGGCGAGGACAGCGATAGCTCCGAATCCAAGGACGGAAATAGTCCCAAAAGCAAGGACAAGAGCAATGCGGGTAATGGTTCCAAGGACGGAGACACCCCCATGGAGGTGGACGAGGAATCCGGTGGCTTTCCCACCGATGAACGTACCGCTGAGAGCTACGAAAAGGATCCAAAGTACGCGAAGTACAAGTTCCAGCTGCCACCCGAGCCCAAGGGCAAACCGTCCGCCGAGTTGGTGGCCAAAATCACCAAGATGTACACGAAGATGCGCCAGACCAACATGGACATGAACCGTGTGATTCAGGACCGCAAGGAGTTCCGCAACCCCAGCATCTATGACAAGTTGATTAGCTTCTGCGACATCAACGAGTTTGGCACTAATTACCCACCAGAGATCTATGATCCTCTGCAGTGGGGTGAGGAGTCCTACTACGAGTCCCTGGCGGCAGTCCAGAAAACTGAGATGCTGAAGCGGCAGAAGGACCGCAAGGACATGGACAAGGTGGAGCAGGCCACAGCTCTGGCCAGAAAAGTCGAGGAGGAGGCCAAAAAGCG CAAATCCAAGTGGGATCAGCCTGCCCCTTCAACCGTTGTTAAGCCCACTCTTCCCGCTCTGACCACCACGGTCACGGGCACCAAGGGCACCGTCATCTCCGCCTTCGGATCGCTCCCTAAGAAACCAGCCGCCTAG